One Pseudalkalibacillus hwajinpoensis genomic window carries:
- a CDS encoding PCYCGC motif-containing (lipo)protein yields MRNYLVFYIAISIFLITGCASNQQEEQVQAPENSKELKYIVGSNDWGAIEELGAQNETKEAYQFAVDHPEVLNYVPCYCGCYEEDGHTSNTNCFVDRVEDNKAILDDMGLGUGICVNIAREAKSEYEKGTDLKTIRKMIDQKYGGNGATPTPTPMPS; encoded by the coding sequence ATGCGTAATTATTTAGTTTTTTATATTGCTATTAGCATATTTCTCATCACAGGTTGTGCTTCAAACCAACAAGAAGAACAAGTTCAAGCGCCAGAAAACAGTAAGGAACTCAAATATATTGTGGGATCAAATGATTGGGGTGCCATAGAGGAGTTAGGTGCACAAAACGAAACGAAAGAAGCTTATCAGTTTGCGGTAGACCACCCGGAAGTTTTAAATTATGTGCCCTGTTATTGCGGTTGTTATGAAGAAGATGGCCATACCAGTAATACAAACTGCTTTGTTGATCGAGTAGAAGATAACAAAGCAATTCTAGATGACATGGGCCTTGGCTGAGGTATCTGTGTTAATATCGCCCGTGAGGCGAAATCAGAATATGAAAAAGGTACGGATCTAAAAACCATTCGGAAGATGATCGATCAAAAATATGGAGGGAATGGGGCAACACCTACTCCGACTCCAATGCCATCTTAA
- a CDS encoding YIEGIA family protein, with the protein MNGGSLLNLSDLTIILVAILTGFVSRLVTLKEDYRQYPSYPNGYMIHLVTGFIASALGAVALPALLSKNYVAVTFLTVAVQQFRDVRKTEKESLESLEQTEYTYRGSAYIDGIAKTFEARNYLCLIVALVTSSFILFLSKFTQLQLWVNVLTGMIVGFFVLYLLIRFSKGKTIGDIASVKPGNVEVKGSELFVDGIYVSNLLGTENAETLVKNECMAVVIYPNEEHFRITLDNYGQRRAALFEATRALGIKRYHFTRKDYEKGRVIIALVPLKPDIKAFVEVVEKCPLLESAKKSHNVMKTKLKGDI; encoded by the coding sequence CAATAATTCTTGTAGCAATCTTAACCGGCTTTGTTTCCCGGTTAGTGACCTTAAAAGAAGACTACCGACAGTACCCTAGTTATCCGAATGGATATATGATTCATCTTGTAACGGGGTTCATTGCTTCTGCTCTTGGAGCAGTGGCTTTACCAGCTCTTCTAAGTAAAAACTATGTAGCAGTTACCTTCCTAACGGTTGCTGTTCAGCAATTTAGAGATGTTCGAAAAACTGAAAAGGAAAGTCTTGAAAGTCTAGAGCAAACTGAATATACATATCGAGGAAGTGCTTATATTGATGGGATTGCTAAAACCTTCGAGGCTAGAAACTACCTTTGTTTAATTGTAGCGCTGGTCACTTCCAGTTTCATCTTATTTCTTTCAAAATTTACACAACTCCAACTGTGGGTAAATGTACTAACAGGCATGATTGTGGGATTTTTCGTGCTGTATTTGCTCATTCGATTTTCAAAAGGGAAGACCATTGGGGACATCGCTTCTGTTAAGCCAGGTAATGTCGAAGTAAAGGGGTCAGAATTGTTTGTTGATGGCATTTATGTCAGCAACTTGTTAGGAACAGAGAACGCTGAAACCCTTGTGAAAAATGAATGTATGGCTGTTGTTATTTATCCCAATGAAGAACACTTTCGAATTACGCTTGATAATTATGGCCAACGACGAGCTGCGTTATTTGAAGCTACAAGAGCATTAGGTATTAAACGGTATCATTTTACTCGTAAAGATTATGAGAAGGGAAGAGTAATTATCGCATTAGTTCCTTTAAAACCCGATATTAAGGCTTTCGTAGAAGTAGTAGAAAAATGCCCTCTCTTAGAAAGCGCCAAAAAATCGCATAATGTAATGAAAACCAAACTGAAAGGGGATATTTAA
- a CDS encoding murein hydrolase activator EnvC family protein: protein MKISAVWCSLVLITSFIITYSSPSVAMANSLEKKVDNIEKEESENVNKKEKVEKEKENLIAKQNETENKIEELDMAILENNQKMTKTEELVTSTQEKINELKKEIEQIKKRIEERDKLLKNRVRSMQQSGGSVEYLEVLVGSEGFVDFIQRVSALNTIAEKDKEMLNEQKKDKLTVEKRSDSLQQALSTLEDDLNELKALKVELEDKKEEKRKVMSKYKEKEGQLETSLKDIEESNDLLRAQKIAIKQEIKRNKEEKRKAEEQKVKERELKKQESKQDESLKLKDEKNKPSSSSGFSWPASASVTSSFGNRSMGYHEGLDIAKGGVVPIKAAASGTVLKSYYSSSYGNVVFLTHKQNGQTYTTVYAHMRNRTVKTGDRVSKGQRLGKMGNTGRSFGQHLHFELHKGAWNAEKSNAVDPLSYLP, encoded by the coding sequence TTGAAAATAAGTGCTGTATGGTGTTCGTTAGTTTTGATTACGAGTTTCATTATTACATATTCTTCACCAAGTGTTGCGATGGCCAATTCGTTAGAAAAAAAAGTAGACAACATTGAAAAAGAGGAATCTGAAAATGTAAATAAGAAAGAGAAAGTGGAAAAAGAAAAAGAAAACTTAATTGCTAAACAAAACGAAACTGAAAACAAAATTGAAGAACTGGATATGGCCATTTTAGAAAATAACCAAAAAATGACCAAAACAGAAGAGCTAGTAACAAGTACACAAGAAAAAATCAATGAACTAAAAAAAGAAATTGAACAGATTAAAAAACGAATAGAAGAAAGAGATAAATTATTAAAAAATCGAGTTCGATCTATGCAACAAAGTGGAGGAAGTGTAGAATACCTGGAAGTATTGGTCGGATCTGAGGGCTTTGTTGATTTCATTCAAAGAGTTAGTGCGCTAAATACAATTGCTGAAAAAGATAAAGAGATGTTGAATGAGCAAAAAAAAGATAAGCTCACAGTTGAAAAAAGATCAGACTCTCTTCAGCAAGCCCTTTCAACGTTAGAGGACGATTTAAATGAACTTAAGGCTTTAAAAGTGGAACTTGAAGATAAAAAAGAAGAAAAACGAAAGGTCATGAGTAAGTACAAAGAAAAGGAAGGACAGCTAGAGACAAGCTTAAAAGATATAGAAGAATCTAATGATTTATTGAGGGCTCAAAAAATTGCGATTAAACAAGAAATAAAACGAAATAAAGAAGAAAAACGAAAAGCTGAGGAACAAAAAGTGAAAGAGAGAGAGCTGAAAAAGCAGGAATCCAAACAGGATGAATCTCTCAAACTTAAAGATGAAAAGAATAAGCCTAGCTCTTCCAGTGGTTTCAGTTGGCCTGCGTCTGCTTCTGTTACATCCTCATTTGGTAATCGTTCAATGGGATATCATGAGGGGTTAGATATCGCTAAAGGAGGGGTTGTACCAATTAAAGCAGCTGCTTCAGGAACTGTCCTTAAGTCTTATTATTCATCAAGCTATGGAAATGTGGTATTTTTAACACACAAACAGAATGGTCAAACCTATACTACGGTTTATGCTCATATGAGAAACCGAACGGTTAAAACGGGGGACAGGGTTTCCAAAGGGCAACGATTAGGAAAAATGGGGAATACAGGCCGTTCGTTTGGTCAACATCTTCATTTTGAGCTTCACAAAGGGGCTTGGAATGCGGAAAAGTCGAATGCTGTTGATCCTCTTTCCTACTTACCATAA
- a CDS encoding capping complex subunit for YIEGIA — translation MGRESSMKPSYEILAYLSTNKERILSGGNLCLYSENEKELTTMMRDIAKGLKADVVKLTNGDYMVIRI, via the coding sequence ATGGGACGCGAATCGTCCATGAAACCATCCTATGAAATATTAGCTTACCTCTCTACTAATAAAGAACGAATTCTGTCAGGTGGTAACCTCTGTCTTTATTCTGAAAACGAAAAAGAACTAACCACAATGATGCGAGATATCGCGAAAGGCCTAAAAGCTGATGTGGTTAAATTAACAAATGGGGATTACATGGTGATAAGAATCTAG
- a CDS encoding cytochrome c oxidase assembly protein produces MNHQLTFFDLWNPYLFVLLILLAILFFRYIITQSKSNKVQKHSQKKKTILFILALVFYFIAEGSPLKAYGHYLFSFHMTSMAISYLIVPPLLLLSIPKWVFQPILKTKILKKSISFFTHPIVSVILFNVVLSFYHIPVIFDYIMSSMVYMHFMNYVLLLLAFFFWWPLVSPLPELNEVSHIKKLGYIFAAGVLLTPACALIIFSKELLYETYRNAPTIFRIFQPLDDQQAAGIIMKIIQEIVYGIALCVIFMSWSKKEKRQDDSVLSEIDAYEKRSGNFEFEGK; encoded by the coding sequence ATGAATCATCAGCTTACTTTTTTTGATTTATGGAACCCCTATCTATTTGTTTTATTAATTTTGTTGGCAATACTATTTTTTAGATACATAATTACACAATCAAAATCTAACAAAGTTCAAAAGCATTCTCAAAAGAAAAAAACAATCCTCTTTATTCTAGCACTGGTATTTTACTTTATAGCTGAGGGAAGTCCACTTAAGGCATATGGTCATTATCTGTTTAGCTTTCACATGACTAGTATGGCTATATCCTATCTTATTGTTCCACCTTTACTGTTACTTAGTATACCAAAATGGGTATTCCAACCCATATTGAAAACAAAAATATTAAAAAAAAGTATTTCTTTTTTTACTCATCCGATTGTTTCGGTAATATTGTTTAATGTTGTATTATCTTTTTATCACATACCAGTCATTTTCGATTACATCATGAGTAGCATGGTTTACATGCACTTCATGAACTATGTATTATTACTATTGGCCTTTTTCTTTTGGTGGCCTCTTGTATCGCCATTACCAGAATTGAATGAAGTTTCTCACATAAAAAAGCTCGGCTATATTTTTGCGGCAGGCGTTCTGTTAACACCCGCGTGTGCGTTAATTATTTTCTCAAAAGAATTATTATATGAAACGTACCGGAATGCTCCAACGATATTTAGAATTTTCCAACCTTTAGATGATCAACAAGCAGCTGGCATCATCATGAAAATCATTCAAGAAATTGTTTATGGTATTGCATTGTGCGTTATTTTTATGAGTTGGTCAAAAAAAGAAAAGCGTCAAGATGATTCCGTTTTATCAGAAATAGACGCATATGAGAAAAGGAGTGGAAATTTTGAATTTGAAGGAAAATAA